GAAACAGGCCTGCATCAGTAAAAAGAAAACATAAATACAATTAATAAAGTAATGCAAGAAGGAACAGTAAAGTTTTTTAATAACACCAAAGGATTTGGATTTATTAAGCCCTCAGATTCAAGTGAAGACATCTTTGTACACGAAAGTGGCTTGGTAGATGAAATCCGCGAAAACGACAAAGTAAGATTTGACGTGGAAAGAGGAAGAAAAGGAATGAATGCAGTTAACGTTGAGTTGATTGATTAATTCAAAAAATAAATATATAAACACACAATTAGCAAAGTAATGCAAGAAGGAACAGTAAAGTTTTTTAATAACACCAAAGGATTTGGATTTATTAAGCCCTCAAATTCAAGTGAAGACATCTTTGTACACGAAAGTGGTCTTATAGATGAGATCCGTGAAAACGACAAAGTAAAATTTGACGTGGAAAGAGGAAACAAAGGAATGAACGCCGTTAACGTTGAGTTGATCGACTAATTTCTTTTAGGTCATAGACATTGGAGCCGCTCCCGAAGTAAACCCCGGAAGCGGCTTTTTTATGCCCCATTAGTTAGTATTTAGACGTTAGTATTGAGTATTGAGGGGTTTTTAGACAAATAAGCCGCCATTGCGCGGCCATCAAGAAAATCACACCGATCACCCCTCACCGAATACCGGCCACCCTGGCCATCACTCAAATCACCGACCACCAATAACTCTAGTCACCAAGAAGTACCTAGCAAGAATCGGGTTTTACTGCACTCAGCCCCTCCTGATATTTGTGCCTGAAAACAATACCTGAAATATGAGATTCATCCTGCTATTGCTGCTGACAAATATGCTGTTTACCAGCACGGTTAACGCCGAAATGGTTACCATACGCGATACCACCGACCTGGCCAGCGTAGTATCCCCGGAAGACCCGGATTTCATAGAAGTGGTAAGTCAGGAGCTCCTGACAGCCTACTTACATTCAGAAACAGAAATCACATGCCCTGCACTGGTACTTGTTACCTACGACGAGACAGGCAATAAACTGGACGCTACATCATATCCATTAACCCAATTCACTCAAGTCCTTCAAAAGGACAATCCGTTCAAGCCCGGGAGAATATACCTGATCCTTACCCGGTTTAGAACCTATTATTTTAGTACAATTGGTGGTGACCGGTAATTATAGGTAAACAGTAAGCAGTCCACCTTAACCGTCATTGCGACGAGGGTATGAGGAAGCAATCCCCCAGCTACAAAGCATGATCCAAACCCCACCGCTCACCAATTACCAAAAACTACTCCTCCTTCAGCGCAGCAATCTCCTTCTTACTAAGCCCTGTTGTCTTTACAATAATGTTTAAGTCAATACCTTCACCTAGTAGCTTTTTAGCAATTTCGCGTTGAGCTGACTCTCGGGCCGCATCAATCTTCATACTCACCAAAAGCGCCTTTTCCCTATCCATCAATACATAATTGTGGCTGTTTTTCAGTTCTTCGATAATGTCCTTATCCGCCATGCTGAAATACTCCTTTTCGGAGATGATGAGGTGGTCAATTACCTCAATGTTGAGCATCTGGCCTGCTTTGATCATTTTGTCGGTAACATCCTTATCACCTTCGGACGGTGTGAGTTCGCCGCTCGGGTGGTTGTGTACAAGGATCATCTGCACCGCCAGCTTGTAGATCGCCATTCTGAAAATCTCGGGTGGCGCCACCTGCACCCGGTTGACAGCCCCAAGGCTGATCAACTCAATGAAAAGGATCTTATTCTTATTATCGAGCCCCACCACCCAGAAGTGCTCCTGGTTTCTGCGGATTTTATTCTCCC
This region of Fulvivirga ulvae genomic DNA includes:
- a CDS encoding cold-shock protein, with the translated sequence MQEGTVKFFNNTKGFGFIKPSDSSEDIFVHESGLVDEIRENDKVRFDVERGRKGMNAVNVELID
- a CDS encoding JAB domain-containing protein; translation: MNVRLTQEQKIKVLNSEDVYRVMQQVLLRENKIRRNQEHFWVVGLDNKNKILFIELISLGAVNRVQVAPPEIFRMAIYKLAVQMILVHNHPSGELTPSEGDKDVTDKMIKAGQMLNIEVIDHLIISEKEYFSMADKDIIEELKNSHNYVLMDREKALLVSMKIDAARESAQREIAKKLLGEGIDLNIIVKTTGLSKKEIAALKEE
- a CDS encoding cold-shock protein, whose translation is MQEGTVKFFNNTKGFGFIKPSNSSEDIFVHESGLIDEIRENDKVKFDVERGNKGMNAVNVELID